In the Ictidomys tridecemlineatus isolate mIctTri1 chromosome 10, mIctTri1.hap1, whole genome shotgun sequence genome, CTTGAGCTACTAGTATTGTGTAGACACCTTTGAGAAAGGTGTGTtgttatattttctcctttttccatcattttttcaTAGTCCCTGGCCTTCAGAATGAGCAGAAACGATTTCAACTAGAAGAACTAAGAAAGTTTGGGGCCCAGTTTAAGGTACGTGAAATGCGGAAATGGATTGGATGTCAGCAGGGGGTATGGAGGATTTATAGAAGAGACAAAAGGGCCAGCTGAGTAGAAGAGATGAACTGAAGCTGACAAGAGGAGTCTGGCCTGGGATCTGGATCATGATAcatatctttctttttccagCTTCAGCCCAGTAGTTCCCCTGAGACCAGCCTGGATCCTTTTCCTCCTCGGATTTTAAAGGAGGAGGttaaagggaaggagaaggaggttgATGGTCTATTGACTTCAGAACCTATGGGGTCCCCAGTCTCATCTAAGACAGAATCCGTATCGGATAAGGAAGACAAACCCCCCCTGGCACCAGCAGGAAGCACTGAGGGGCCAGAGCAGCCCCCACCACCTTGCCCAAATCAAACTGGCAGCCCCCCGGTGGGGCTCATCAAGGGAGATGACAAGGATGAGGGCCCTGTTGCTGAGTAAGTGAGGTGTGGGGAGCTGGGTGAATGTCGGGTGGTGAGGGGAAACCATGAGGACTTAGCTTTATTTTATCTCACAGACAAGTAAAGAAGTCAACGTTGAACCCCAATGCCAAGGAGTTTAATCCCACAAAGCCTCTGCTGTCTGTGGTGAGATGGGCATGAAGAATGGGGACTTGGGTTTCCATGAGGGAATTTTGGGAGCAGGCACTACACAGTGGAGGGGAGCACTTCATTGCCAGAACCACTGGGCTGTCCAGCAGTGCAAAGGAGATAATACAGAAGTGTAGAGCAGCAGCAGTTATGCTGGTTTGAGAAGAAAGGAGTCTCCAGGGTTGGGTGAATCTGATAGGCTTTAGTTTCTCCAAGAAGTTCTTAGCATTTGGAGTATTTGGGCGAGACTGTTCGGAGCTTGGGCTTCATTTAGACTGACTTGGCTTGAACCTGTATGCTTACATAATCTGTTTTCCCACATGTAATTTGACGAGTTTGATGGGAAGTGTAGAATATGCAGAATGTGTTTGGCACACGACATTGTGAATGGCTGTTACGGCCAGCGTAGGAGTGgggatatagaaataaaatgttgtcCTCCCATGTCTCTTACAGAACAAATCCACCAGTACCCCAACTTCTCCAGGGCCCCGAACTCATTCAACTCCCTCCATCCCGGTGCTGACAGCAGGCCAGAGTGGGCTCTACAGCCCCCAGTACATCTCCTACATACCTCAGATCCATATGGGACCAGCTGTACAGGTAGGAGAGAAGAGCCTTGGGGCCTAGGGTAAGAGAAGTAGAGTTTTGTGGGCAAACCAGTGGACCAGGTCAGGCCAGTCCTGAATGTCAATAAACAAACCAAGCTTCATGTGTCCTTGTCCTAGGCACCTCAGATGTATCCGTATCCTGTATCCAATTCGGTGCCTGGGCAGCAGGGCAAGTACCGAGGAGCAAAAGGTGAGCAGGGTGAGGAGGGGCAGTTGGTGGGGCTGCCTGGTACCTCCTGGCAGATGGAGCTTGAGCTCTGCGCTCTTTTCCCCCCACCCTCAGGCTCCCTCCCGCCCCAGCGCTCAGACCAACAccagccagcctcagcccctccgATGATgcaggctgctgcagctgctggccCACCTTTGGTGGCTGCCACACCTTATTCTTCCTACATCCCCTACAACCCGCAGCAGTTCCCAGGCCAGCCTGCCATGATGCAGCCTATGGCCCACTACCCCTCACAGGTGATCATGGCACAGGAGGGAAGGGGGGTGGTACAGAGCCCTTGCAAGGGATCCCACCTTCTCTGTCTCCACCACTTAGGTGCTGGGTGAGGGAGATAGTTGCATGATTGACAGTGTCAGACTTGTGCTGAAATCCAGGCTCTAACAGGGCTTAATGCCTATAACAGTCATTGAACACCTACTTCTGAGTTTATTCTTCTGAAGTGTAAATGAATTAGCATCTGCTTGACAGGATTACTGTAAACCTTGAATAAATAAGGTATCTGCTAAGGCCCAAGCAGTGCTATGCACACATTGACCAACTTCCCTAGCTGGCTGAACTAAATTCTTTCTGTCCCATTAGCCGGTGTTTGCCCCCATGCTTCAAAGCAGCCCACGCATGCTGACGTCGGGTAGCCATCCCCAGGCCATTGTGTCATCCTCCACTCCTCAGTACCCTTCTGCAGAGCAGCCCACCCCCCAAGCCCTCTATGGTGAGTTCTGTGCTTTTTCTGTCTGCTCTGGGCTGTACCTAGTGGCTTCTGGCGTGCTCAGCATTggttctctccttcttcctctgcaGCCACTGTTCACCAGTCCTATCCACACCATGCCACGCCACTCCATGCCCACCAGCCACAGCCGGCCACCACACCTACTGGGAGCCAGCCGCAGTCACAGCATGCGGCCCCCAGTCCCGTCCAGGTGCCTGCTCTTGGGAATCTGAATGGTTGGGGCTGGAAAGGTGGCTAAAAGAATGGAGAGCCTGGCATTATTTCCCATTTGGAGATTGGGTCAGAAGTGATTGGCCTGCTACCAGAGGAGTACATGGCACTCATATTTCCCTTCACCTCTCCAACAGCACCAGGCGGGGCAGGCCCCACACCTGGGCAGTGGACAGCCACAGCAGAATCTGTACCACCCAGGGGCCCTGACAGGCACGCCGCCCTCTCTGCCACCGGGACCTTCTGCCCAGTCCCCTCAGAGCAGCTTCCCCCAGCCAGCCGCTGTGTATGCCATCCATCCCCACCAGCAGCTGCCCCACGGCTTCACCAATATGGCCCATGTTACCCAGGTAAGCACCCAAGGGACTGATCTGGCTGGGTCTCTGTGCCAATGGAAATGAGCCTTGACATTGACCATTTCCGGAGACACTATACCTCTTTTGCAGGAGTATCCCCAATGCTAGGATTCTCGGGTTCCATCTCAGACTTCTGTGGTTCTCCTAGCTGCTTTTTCTCCTTGACAGGCCCATGTCCAAACTGGAATCACAGCAGCCCCGCCCCCTCACCCTGGGGCTCCCCACCCGCCCCAGGTGATGCTGCTGCACCCACCCCAGAGCCATGGGGGGCCCCCCCAAGGCGCGGTGCCCCAGAGTGGGGTGCCTGCACTCTCAGCTTCCACACCCTCACCCTACCCCTACATCGGACACCCCCAAGGTGAGCAGCCTGGCCAGGCGCCTGGATTTCCAGGAGGAGCCGATGACAGGATTCGTGAGTTCTCGTTAGCTGGGGGAATTTGGCATGGAAGAGCTGAGGGGCTGCAGGTGGGGCAGGATGCACGGGTTCTGGGTGGGGAGTGAGGGGTCTTGGAGGCAGGGCTGTCCCACAGGGCGCCCGCCGACCTGCACCTGTCTGTGAAGTATGTAGGGTGGGCAGAAGCCACAGTCGCCGCCGCCAGGGGCTTGCTCCTGGCTCTGTCCTTTGCTTCCCTCCGTCCTCGCTCAGTTGTGATCCAGCAGCCCCCCTCCCCACTGCCTCCCCAGCTCTCAGTGACCCCGACTGTCTCCTGACTTAGCCGAGGTAAGGTCAGCGCAGCAGACAGGGCCAGACTGGGGTGTGGGGGGCTGAGCTGGGCACATGAGTAAGGGCTCTGGCTTACTGGGAAACAGCGATTGACCTGTGCTTCTGACAGCCCCATGAGACACCTTGAGGAGGCCGCTCCTACCCACACACCCCCACAGCCCCTGGACGCATTGATGAAGGGACAGCTGCTTGGGTTCTAATGCTCCtgctctcttctctttcccctccaaCCAGTTCAATCTCATCCCTCCCAGCAGCTCCCCTTCCACCCCCCGGGGAACTGAAGATTGTCCTGGCCGCGACCTGAGACCTCCATGAGTGGAGGGAAGAGTGATCTATGTCTCTTCCCCCAGCAGCTCGGACCAGTCCCAGCCCCCCAACCCCCCCCTTTCCCCTGGGGGAGCTGGGGAATTCCTGCCAAGCACCTTGAATGGGAGGGGCCTCAAAGTGGGCAGGGCCAGGGTCCTGCAGGGGTGGGGGGTTCCTGCTCTGCCCCTGCCTGTTCCCACCCAATCTTGCCCTCCCATCCTCTCATCTATTCCTCCCTCCCCCCGCTGGAGACGGAagatcttttattttctattatttataaccTCAGACTTGGGCCCCCTGTTCTTTCTTCCCCATTAACTTGAGTGACCTGCGTGAGAGACAGACAGATGCCCCACAAGGATGGTTGGACAAggacttttactttttattacataaaaatattaaaaaataaataaaaaaaataaaattttaaactaactTAACTTATAGTTTGCTCTTTAGAGATGAGAGGTTGGTTATAGTTGTTCAGTCTTAGGTGATATTAGGATTACATTCATCATGTCACCTGTTCTTTAGACTAAAGTAGCAGTTTCTCTGAACCTAGGATAAGGAAACACCTCGAGTTGTGTGCTGTTCATTTGAAAAGTGGGTTATAGTCTTAATGTGGAGTTGTGATTATTGATGGAGTTTTTGTGTTACTGGATGTTGAAAAGTACAAGTATCAGGagagtaggtttttttttttttttttttttggtagtggagCAGAACTTAaggcctcacatgctaggcagatgTTATACTACTGAACTACTTACTGCTCTAGCTAAAAAGGATATTGCTAAGTTGTCAAAACtggcctcctgaggtgctgggattatactCTTGTACCACTCCACCCAGTTGTCTCTTTAAATAATCAGCCTTATTGGTTGGAGCACAGCTTAGAGGTCTCGGGTGTGGGTAAAAACCTAGAGTTAAAGCTGCTAGAAGGGGGAGAGAAGTGGATTGGGGAACCAGTTTAGGGAGAGAGTAGGGGTTAGGACAAGAAGCATGGGCTTCAGATGAGGTGTTTTTTTCAAGGTGGCAGTTTGGAATTCTTTGTGATCTGACTTTGGTGATTTTGTCCGTAAAATGAGATTATTCCTTCCTTCCAGGATTGTGAAGATGGGACCAGTGCTCGGTGTCAGGCAGGGTTAAccacttaaaacaaaaatttgaaggTGCATGAGGAGGGGAGGggctttaaataaaaactttaagtggggaaaaaaaaaatgtgagccaTTGGCCAGGGTTGGAATTCTAAGCAAAGAGCCCTCCAGATGGGAATAAACCCATGTGgttgtacacacctgtaatctcagcaatgcAGGAGATTATGGCAGGAGCATCAagttttgaggccagtctgggctatgaatgtagctcagtggtagcgtgtgCACCAGGGTTCAACCCCAAGTATAAAAGGGGCAGGGGTCAGCAATAGAAACAGATGTAAAGCCTGCATGCATTTGGGCTCAGGATGTATGTATAGTTATTGTGGAAGGTATTTGTGGATATTATGGAATAGTTTTTGATGCTTTGTGGGAAGGTCATAAATTGATTTATCATCTTTAGGCAGAAATCTCAAAAGTTGGAGCTTTAGCTTTCATGGAGTTAGCAGTTCCCATGAAAACTCTCAGCCTTGCTTGAACAGGAGGGTGCTGAAACAAACCTGCCTTGTCTTAGGATGGATTTTCCTTGCATTCATCctctttcccattttttcttagtttgctTCTGCTTTGGATCATAGATCAGGTTTTGAGTCTGCTGTTGAATGGGCAGGTATCATGAGATGTTCAGGCATCAGGATGCAAGCTTGACAGGCCTGCCCATTTATAAAaatccccacttttttttttattgggatCAGCTTCTGTGGCAGTCATACCATGTTACATGGTTTTTTTAAAGATCTCAGCATTTCATTCCTTATATATTTGACACATTCCCTTTTCCTTAATTTCAAATCTGACTGAACATGTGGCTGGATgctgccaggcaagcactctactattgagcttgctacactcccagccctaacTGCATTCTTAAATGTTCTCATTCCTGTACTTGAAACCGGTAATGACCACTCAAGTACTCTTCAGGAATGATTACTTGGCTTTCTGAGATATGTACTTAGTACTTCTTACACTGGCTGCTAGGTCCAGAGATGAAAAAAGTATAGTCCCCACTAACATAGTACTTAAATGGGTGGTCAAGAAAGATGAGTGCTTAGTGACAGCTGACTCCATGGTGTCTCCAAGTGACAGGCAAATCTTTTAGGATTCATAAGCTCACCAATAGTAGATTCTGCTTCTCAAACTCAAAATGGCTTTGAAGAGCTTTTAGTTTATATAGCCCCCATAGAAATGGACTGAACTAAACTCTTCATCCATCTTGGGCTTCATTTACTTTATGTAATCTCTTGTCACTTCAATTTATGCAAAGGACATAAGACACAAAGGCTAGCTTACTATTCACAAATTTTATTGCCCTATCTTTGCCTGGCAGGCCACCCCATGTAACCAGGGGAAGTGTCCATCTAGCTGCATTGGGCTAGATTGCAGCTCTAAAATTAAGAGAACCTGAGCAGAAGTCCACACTCAACTCCATTTGATGTTCTTGTCCTCTTCGGTCATTGCTGGTATGTCTGTGACAAGGCCTGTGCCAATGGTCCGATTGCCATCTCTCAGGGTGAAACGCTGGCCTTTCTCTAAGATCATTGGCTGCCGCAAGATTAGGCTGAGCTTCAAGTCCTCCCCAGGCATGGCAAGCTCCTGGAAGAGGTGGAGAGATGGTCCAAACAGACTTAGCAGTCTAACTGCTGGCTGCTGTGGAGTTAAGTCATGGGAAAATGCAGCAGGGTGATGAATTTGTCTGGGCACAGCTTCATGTATTCTGACCATCAGACCACAGACATCAAGAAACCCTGTGCTTCTAGGGTAGGGTACTCCCCCCACCACAttttggtactggatattgaacagaggtgcttaatcactgaaccacatgaGAT is a window encoding:
- the Atxn2l gene encoding ataxin-2-like protein isoform X7 yields the protein MLCLMTRAFACPVRRRRPGEASRWMAFAAALSPSPANGPLIALLNCRLHQPSRSSVTCRLVTPAVGQSTGKGPPQSPVFEGVYNNSRMLHFLTAVVGSTCDVKVKNGTTYEGIFKTLSSKFELAVDAVHRKASEPAGGPRREDIVDTMVFKPSDVMLVHFRNVDFNYATKDKFTDSAIAMNSKVNGEHKEKVLQRWEGGDSNSDDYDLESDMSNGWDPNEMFKFNEENYGVKTTYDSSLSSYTVPLEKDNSEEFRQRELRAAQLAREIESSPQYRLRIAMENDDGRTEEEKHSAVQRQGSGRESPSLASREGKYIPLPQRVREGPRGGVRCSSSRGGRPGPSSLPPRGPHHLDNSSPGPGSEARGINGGPSRMSPKAQRPLRGAKTLSSPNSRPSGESSVPPPPAALPFLPVGRMYPPRSPKSAAPAPISASCPEPPIGSAVATSSAPIPVTSSVVDPGVGSISPASPKISLAPTDVKDLPTKEPGRTLESQELPRIAGKVPGLQNEQKRFQLEELRKFGAQFKLQPSSSPETSLDPFPPRILKEEVKGKEKEVDGLLTSEPMGSPVSSKTESVSDKEDKPPLAPAGSTEGPEQPPPPCPNQTGSPPVGLIKGDDKDEGPVAEQVKKSTLNPNAKEFNPTKPLLSVNKSTSTPTSPGPRTHSTPSIPVLTAGQSGLYSPQYISYIPQIHMGPAVQAPQMYPYPVSNSVPGQQGKYRGAKGSLPPQRSDQHQPASAPPMMQAAAAAGPPLVAATPYSSYIPYNPQQFPGQPAMMQPMAHYPSQPVFAPMLQSSPRMLTSGSHPQAIVSSSTPQYPSAEQPTPQALYATVHQSYPHHATPLHAHQPQPATTPTGSQPQSQHAAPSPVQHQAGQAPHLGSGQPQQNLYHPGALTGTPPSLPPGPSAQSPQSSFPQPAAVYAIHPHQQLPHGFTNMAHVTQAHVQTGITAAPPPHPGAPHPPQVMLLHPPQSHGGPPQGAVPQSGVPALSASTPSPYPYIGHPQGEQPGQAPGFPGGADDRILCRVGRSHSRRRQGLAPGSVLCFPPSSLSCDPAAPLPTASPALSDPDCLLT
- the Atxn2l gene encoding ataxin-2-like protein isoform X5 — its product is MLKPQPPQQTSQPQQPPPTQQAVARRPPGGTSPPNGGLPGPLASAAAPPGTPAAASPCLGPAAAAGSGLRRGAESILAPQPPPPQHQERPGAAAIGSARGQSTGKGPPQSPVFEGVYNNSRMLHFLTAVVGSTCDVKVKNGTTYEGIFKTLSSKFELAVDAVHRKASEPAGGPRREDIVDTMVFKPSDVMLVHFRNVDFNYATKDKFTDSAIAMNSKVNGEHKEKVLQRWEGGDSNSDDYDLESDMSNGWDPNEMFKFNEENYGVKTTYDSSLSSYTVPLEKDNSEEFRQRELRAAQLAREIESSPQYRLRIAMENDDGRTEEEKHSAVQRQGSGRESPSLASREGKYIPLPQRVREGPRGGVRCSSSRGGRPGPSSLPPRGPHHLDNSSPGPGSEARGINGGPSRMSPKAQRPLRGAKTLSSPNSRPSGESSVPPPPAVGRMYPPRSPKSAAPAPISASCPEPPIGSAVATSSAPIPVTSSVVDPGVGSISPASPKISLAPTDVKDLPTKEPGRTLESQELPRIAGKVPGLQNEQKRFQLEELRKFGAQFKLQPSSSPETSLDPFPPRILKEEVKGKEKEVDGLLTSEPMGSPVSSKTESVSDKEDKPPLAPAGSTEGPEQPPPPCPNQTGSPPVGLIKGDDKDEGPVAEQVKKSTLNPNAKEFNPTKPLLSVNKSTSTPTSPGPRTHSTPSIPVLTAGQSGLYSPQYISYIPQIHMGPAVQAPQMYPYPVSNSVPGQQGKYRGAKGSLPPQRSDQHQPASAPPMMQAAAAAGPPLVAATPYSSYIPYNPQQFPGQPAMMQPMAHYPSQPVFAPMLQSSPRMLTSGSHPQAIVSSSTPQYPSAEQPTPQALYATVHQSYPHHATPLHAHQPQPATTPTGSQPQSQHAAPSPVQHQAGQAPHLGSGQPQQNLYHPGALTGTPPSLPPGPSAQSPQSSFPQPAAVYAIHPHQQLPHGFTNMAHVTQAHVQTGITAAPPPHPGAPHPPQVMLLHPPQSHGGPPQGAVPQSGVPALSASTPSPYPYIGHPQVCRVGRSHSRRRQGLAPGSVLCFPPSSLSCDPAAPLPTASPALSDPDCLLT
- the Atxn2l gene encoding ataxin-2-like protein isoform X2 produces the protein MLKPQPPQQTSQPQQPPPTQQAVARRPPGGTSPPNGGLPGPLASAAAPPGTPAAASPCLGPAAAAGSGLRRGAESILAPQPPPPQHQERPGAAAIGSARGQSTGKGPPQSPVFEGVYNNSRMLHFLTAVVGSTCDVKVKNGTTYEGIFKTLSSKFELAVDAVHRKASEPAGGPRREDIVDTMVFKPSDVMLVHFRNVDFNYATKDKFTDSAIAMNSKVNGEHKEKVLQRWEGGDSNSDDYDLESDMSNGWDPNEMFKFNEENYGVKTTYDSSLSSYTVPLEKDNSEEFRQRELRAAQLAREIESSPQYRLRIAMENDDGRTEEEKHSAVQRQGSGRESPSLASREGKYIPLPQRVREGPRGGVRCSSSRGGRPGPSSLPPRGPHHLDNSSPGPGSEARGINGGPSRMSPKAQRPLRGAKTLSSPNSRPSGESSVPPPPAVGRMYPPRSPKSAAPAPISASCPEPPIGSAVATSSAPIPVTSSVVDPGVGSISPASPKISLAPTDVKDLPTKEPGRTLESQELPRIAGKVPGLQNEQKRFQLEELRKFGAQFKLQPSSSPETSLDPFPPRILKEEVKGKEKEVDGLLTSEPMGSPVSSKTESVSDKEDKPPLAPAGSTEGPEQPPPPCPNQTGSPPVGLIKGDDKDEGPVAEQVKKSTLNPNAKEFNPTKPLLSVNKSTSTPTSPGPRTHSTPSIPVLTAGQSGLYSPQYISYIPQIHMGPAVQAPQMYPYPVSNSVPGQQGKYRGAKGSLPPQRSDQHQPASAPPMMQAAAAAGPPLVAATPYSSYIPYNPQQFPGQPAMMQPMAHYPSQPVFAPMLQSSPRMLTSGSHPQAIVSSSTPQYPSAEQPTPQALYATVHQSYPHHATPLHAHQPQPATTPTGSQPQSQHAAPSPVQHQAGQAPHLGSGQPQQNLYHPGALTGTPPSLPPGPSAQSPQSSFPQPAAVYAIHPHQQLPHGFTNMAHVTQAHVQTGITAAPPPHPGAPHPPQVMLLHPPQSHGGPPQGAVPQSGVPALSASTPSPYPYIGHPQGEQPGQAPGFPGGADDRILCRVGRSHSRRRQGLAPGSVLCFPPSSLSCDPAAPLPTASPALSDPDCLLT
- the Atxn2l gene encoding ataxin-2-like protein isoform X11; protein product: MLKPQPPQQTSQPQQPPPTQQAVARRPPGGTSPPNGGLPGPLASAAAPPGTPAAASPCLGPAAAAGSGLRRGAESILAPQPPPPQHQERPGAAAIGSARGQSTGKGPPQSPVFEGVYNNSRMLHFLTAVVGSTCDVKVKNGTTYEGIFKTLSSKFELAVDAVHRKASEPAGGPRREDIVDTMVFKPSDVMLVHFRNVDFNYATKDKFTDSAIAMNSKVNGEHKEKVLQRWEGGDSNSDDYDLESDMSNGWDPNEMFKFNEENYGVKTTYDSSLSSYTVPLEKDNSEEFRQRELRAAQLAREIESSPQYRLRIAMENDDGRTEEEKHSAVQRQGSGRESPSLASREGKYIPLPQRVREGPRGGVRCSSSRGGRPGPSSLPPRGPHHLDNSSPGPGSEARGINGGPSRMSPKAQRPLRGAKTLSSPNSRPSGESSVPPPPAVGRMYPPRSPKSAAPAPISASCPEPPIGSAVATSSAPIPVTSSVVDPGVGSISPASPKISLAPTDVKDLPTKEPGRTLESQELPRIAGKVPGLQNEQKRFQLEELRKFGAQFKLQPSSSPETSLDPFPPRILKEEVKGKEKEVDGLLTSEPMGSPVSSKTESVSDKEDKPPLAPAGSTEGPEQPPPPCPNQTGSPPVGLIKGDDKDEGPVAEQVKKSTLNPNAKEFNPTKPLLSVNKSTSTPTSPGPRTHSTPSIPVLTAGQSGLYSPQYISYIPQIHMGPAVQAPQMYPYPVSNSVPGQQGKYRGAKGSLPPQRSDQHQPASAPPMMQAAAAAGPPLVAATPYSSYIPYNPQQFPGQPAMMQPMAHYPSQPVFAPMLQSSPRMLTSGSHPQAIVSSSTPQYPSAEQPTPQALYATVHQSYPHHATPLHAHQPQPATTPTGSQPQSQHAAPSPVQHQAGQAPHLGSGQPQQNLYHPGALTGTPPSLPPGPSAQSPQSSFPQPAAVYAIHPHQQLPHGFTNMAHVTQAHVQTGITAAPPPHPGAPHPPQVMLLHPPQSHGGPPQGAVPQSGVPALSASTPSPYPYIGHPQGEQPGQAPGFPGGADDRILQSHPSQQLPFHPPGN
- the Atxn2l gene encoding ataxin-2-like protein isoform X12, with the translated sequence MLKPQPPQQTSQPQQPPPTQQAVARRPPGGTSPPNGGLPGPLASAAAPPGTPAAASPCLGPAAAAGSGLRRGAESILAPQPPPPQHQERPGAAAIGSARGQSTGKGPPQSPVFEGVYNNSRMLHFLTAVVGSTCDVKVKNGTTYEGIFKTLSSKFELAVDAVHRKASEPAGGPRREDIVDTMVFKPSDVMLVHFRNVDFNYATKDKFTDSAIAMNSKVNGEHKEKVLQRWEGGDSNSDDYDLESDMSNGWDPNEMFKFNEENYGVKTTYDSSLSSYTVPLEKDNSEEFRQRELRAAQLAREIESSPQYRLRIAMENDDGRTEEEKHSAVQRQGSGRESPSLASREGKYIPLPQRVREGPRGGVRCSSSRGGRPGPSSLPPRGPHHLDNSSPGPGSEARGINGGPSRMSPKAQRPLRGAKTLSSPNSRPSGESSVPPPPAVGRMYPPRSPKSAAPAPISASCPEPPIGSAVATSSAPIPVTSSVVDPGVGSISPASPKISLAPTDVKDLPTKEPGRTLESQELPRIAGKVPGLQNEQKRFQLEELRKFGAQFKLQPSSSPETSLDPFPPRILKEEVKGKEKEVDGLLTSEPMGSPVSSKTESVSDKEDKPPLAPAGSTEGPEQPPPPCPNQTGSPPVGLIKGDDKDEGPVAEQVKKSTLNPNAKEFNPTKPLLSVNKSTSTPTSPGPRTHSTPSIPVLTAGQSGLYSPQYISYIPQIHMGPAVQAPQMYPYPVSNSVPGQQGKYRGAKGSLPPQRSDQHQPASAPPMMQAAAAAGPPLVAATPYSSYIPYNPQQFPGQPAMMQPMAHYPSQPVFAPMLQSSPRMLTSGSHPQAIVSSSTPQYPSAEQPTPQALYATVHQSYPHHATPLHAHQPQPATTPTGSQPQSQHAAPSPVQHQAGQAPHLGSGQPQQNLYHPGALTGTPPSLPPGPSAQSPQSSFPQPAAVYAIHPHQQLPHGFTNMAHVTQAHVQTGITAAPPPHPGAPHPPQVMLLHPPQSHGGPPQGAVPQSGVPALSASTPSPYPYIGHPQGEQPGQAPGFPGGADDRIPPLPPPGELKIVLAAT